The Branchiostoma floridae strain S238N-H82 chromosome 1, Bfl_VNyyK, whole genome shotgun sequence sequence TTGTATTCTATGATGTTGCAAGGAAGAATTATTTTGGTCAGATAataatgttacacatgtatgtactttcAGGATTCCACTGCTGCGGTACTGACTACATCAACGGTGCCACTTACAAATGCTGTACCACCAAGTACGACCATAAACAGCCAAAACCTTACAACTTCCTACACTACATGTGCTGTGCCACTCAACATGACACCAAAATCTCACGCTATATGCCAACAGTGGTAAGATGAAACAATTTGTTTGCCCATGCAACAATAAGAGAAACCTCAACATGCTTTCAGAAAgctttacgaggggcgtgcaattagtaatggtcctgacccatttcccatagcaggagattaatgaaacttggcacagttattagtctttctcttcataggaatcacccagagttatgcatttctcccatcgtttgatgcagctctggacaccgattttgtaggacaccccaggttggtcctccaactgatgcctcatcaatggcacaagagggacgaccaggtctgggagctgtttccacagacttccagccacgtttgaattcaggatgccagcgttttacaaggtcatatgatggggcatcatcaccataagtttcatttatttcatcaaaagtcttctttggtgtgcgtcctttcaaatacaaaaaccggatcactgcgcgacactcaactggttccatttcacacctggtccatttcgcacctgactaagttcaaacaccagtaaatcagaaaccacaattagttcagagctgtcttttgcaacataacccatagagatatgaattattacacatacaaaatttcatttagatcagacaactggaagtgggtcaggaccattacttattgcacgcccctcgtaaaacTACAATCTTAAACATCAGAATGCATTCCATGGGATATCTTAAGTAACATTATACTGGCTACTTagtatgtagatacagatacaggtctaAGTTGACATGCGTTAAAAGTAGTTATCCTCTGTTCTGACTTTAGATTTGAAATAGTAGATCTTTGATAGCTTTTAACGCAAGTCAACTtagacctgtatctgtatccgtatCTAAATACTTagtagccagtataactgcccttcttcttaacacaccagctttgaatGACCTAATAGTAATATACAATCTCGAGCTTTGCTGTACATTTTGTGATCCTTTCTACATACACTTGAGTCTTCATAATATGTACTTTGTGTTGAAGATGCTAGAAAGGTGATTAAATGTTTCACACAAGTGCTCTTCTCATTTGACAGGACATTACTGACAACCTGGCAACCTGTTGTGGACTTGACACCATGTACAAGGGAGATCCTGACATAATGTGCTGCAATGACAAGATTGTCAAACAGACGGGTGAGTTTATCACACTGACTTCCTGTGACGTGATCTGTACACGTGCGAGATGCACTTCTGTGACTCGGGTACAAGTAAGTTTACATAGTGTGCAGTGTAATTCAAACATACTCAGACACTATATAATTTTATCAAATGTTCCCCTCTGTTGCTAAAATCATATCTACAAAGGCTGACATAACATATTGCAGACAAAAACTTGAAAGGAGCTTGGTAATAACTTAACCATGTCTTTTGCACCTTTATGTTGTGGtgcacatacaacatgtatgtaacatACATTAGTTTAAGGACAGGAGAAGGGAAACTGAGTAGGTAATGAAATAAGAATAAGTTTATGTCTTTTTGATAGTAAGTAAATAGCTAGTAAATATGTACATATTAGGAAGTGTTTTCAGATTGTATGTTGCTTAAGTCTCAGAAAATGTTCTTACTTCTTGGAAACAGACTGATGTCACAAATGCCAGTGACTCAGCCCTTGTTTGATCTACATTTCCTGCTAACTCCACGCAAACAAATCAGAAGTGACAACACTGGCCAAACTGCTCAGTTATTTGGTTGTCAGACTTTGCCTCTTGCACCTTCATAAACATTCATAAACATAAATTTGTACAgttatgtacatgcacatcTTGACTTAAGCCAACAATCATGTCCATTGGTTGCACGCCTTCTGACAGTAACATCAAATGATGTCTAAGCAACAGATCCAGCAGGTCAATAAAGCCAACTGAATGTACATCGATCATTGTGTTCTCCGATCTTGATTATAGTGGTAACATTAACAGTGTTTTTGTTCTTTACTTAACTTGCTCAATTTCTCTAACTGAAATAATGAACTGTGGTGTTGCATTGAAAAGGCCCAGGGCTTCCAGATATCAACTGTTACTTGATCTTGTGCACAATCCACAAACATGACATGGAAATGTCAGTGACAGGATGTGCACAGGATATAAAATGTGCGACTACACCACATCACCCCACAATAGCTACACGTACACTCTCCAGACTGAACTTGACTGAGGACTGCTTCAAAAGACGTTCTAAATATGTGTAAGACATTCAGTTTCCAAGGTGTAAATGTATTTCTGATGTGTGTACTGGTGTTTCTGATAGTGGGACAGGGCTGCTGTGCAGACCACGGGCTGTTCGACAACTCAACCCACATGTGCTGCCAGGGGGAAAAGACAGTCAAGCGGAATGAATGCTGCCAAGGGCAAGTCCATTCCCCTGAAGAGGGGAGGACAGCATGCTGTGCAGGGACAGCATACAACCCAGACACCCACTCCTGCTGCCAGGACACAGTTGTGAATGGTAATATCACACTTTCTGTCATTTGctgacagctacatgtacatgtatgtcatgtctGTCCCAAATTGTCACCTTTAATCATAGTCTTCTACATTCTAAAAGGCAAATTTGGTCATATTCTTTACCTTTTTCACATTTCTACATGTTCTTACTTTTccctatatactagtattaaaagaaacattttccctcCATTAATGATGAAGTTTTCCATTACTGCTACCCACAGGTACTGGTCAGTGTTGTGGAAAGGCTGTGATGGACCCCAACACGGATTCCTGTTGTCAAGGTAACATTACCCTCAGCGGTAGCCGTACTTACAAAGGACtgtatcattttctgttttcaatttatttaaacatttttttactatCTTTGTTCAGTTGTATTTCTGCTATGTTGCTGTGCATGATATCAAAGACAAATATGGATAAAGGCGTACATGTGGTGCAGAAGCTGATTTTATGTACATGGATGTTCAACAGACACCATTGAGCAGAATGCCAGTGTGCCACAGACCAGCCCCTACCATGGATGCTGTGGCTCCCACTCTATGAACAACCAAACCCACACATGCTGTGCCAGTACAGCAGTGCCAAAGGGAGTGGGGAGGACCTGCTGTGGTAAAAGTAAGTCTCTATTGATTTTATTCCTTACACCTTTGGATactttgttttagaaaaatgcAGGTATCGTGTATCAATTAAGGTATGGCACATGTTAATGCATTGacatcaaagtttcaaacaaggTGGGAAGTATGGGTGCTTGCTTGCTCAGTATAGGTTTTATTCAATGCATTGAATCCTTGCATTGCATCATGTGTGTTCGTCCGTCGGCATCGACAATGACCAGTTGTCCCGTCAGAATTGGTGAGTCCTGCTGTGGCTGAGTCCAATACAAGCTCTGAAGGTTCTGCCACAGACAGGACACAGGTGGGTTGCTGAAGTAGACACAGGTCTGTTGCTGAAGTAGACACAGGTGGGTTGCTGAAGTAGTATCATGTGTACACCTGCAGGAACCTACGACCTGGAGTCTGAGCTGTGCTGTGGACCTAACCATGACGTCGTACAAACCAAAGCCACCAACAACACCCGGTGCTGTGGGTCCACCACGTACGAGTTTGGTGAGGAGAAGTGCTGCGGGGCCGTCCTGAAGATCCCCGCGGGCAGGGAGTGCTGTAGATACCGGGGCTACGACCCCAGGAATGCTACCTGCTGTGGAGGTGAGGCCTGCCAAACAGATATGCtgattatctccatgaaaaatggagatattgtttttgtgtgtgtgtgattttatGGATTTTTTTAGGATTAGGTTTGCATTATTTTAATACCACCAGAAGCTATAATATACAGCTAAATGTAGAGCTGACAGAGTATAACACATATTATAGAATGCAACGTGgtatattccgtatcacccataGCACGACCCAAAACACGTTAGAATGTATTCTAATGTGGCAACCCTGTGTTATCTCCTTATCCAAATCACCTATATCAAACATGACGGTTGTGAcctaggtatgacataaacatttCTATGCAAAATGTTATATGCCAAGCTTCTAAGTTAAGGGAATCATCCATCAGCAAGTATGAAAACATCAGCAGAATGTGTAAAGGGAAGATTACTGTTCTTCCTCTTCCCAGCCTTTACTAAAGTTGTCTGCCTTGATGTACCCTAATGTGTGGAGAAATTTTACTGATTCTGTCACATCATCTTCCTCCTCATAGGTCAGGTTCACAATGGCATCCCAAAGGACAAGAAGATGTGCTGTGGTGACACCATGAGGACAGATCAACAGCTCTGCTGCAAAGACAACAACTGGAAATACCGACTTCTTACAAAGAGGGGCCAGGAAGACATGTGCTGCCTGGATCACGATACCAATGACATCTTGTTATACGACAGTGAAGACAAGGTATGAGTCAGTTATAAAGTCTGTTCTAGACAATTTTaacaaccaaaaaaaaagaaacaaaatcaatgGTTCCTGGTGAGAgaccaatgtgcagatgttggcatattggcgcaccaaatccgtagtgtgtGTTTGGCACAcatttagacagattagccaaaGAGGCTCAGTGGGCGTCACTCAACTGtcagggaaagtcgtgttaagtgcctttcccaagggcacagcattggggcatggtgggtatcaaactcgggacctctgAACGCTttaccagttatgccacactAACGCCAATTTCAGACAATTTCAAAGAGGCAGGAATATACTGCATACGACGGTGTACTGCTAATATGAAACATGGCTGGGAGTAAAATGTTTATGGCTCTGTACTTCATTTCTCAGGTCTGCCTCCATGGTAAGCTGTCTTTCAAAGTGCAGGGCCAGCAGCTGTGTGGAAGCACGTACTTCGACCCCCGCGAGAAAATCTGCTGCTCTGGAGTTCTTCACTCCAAGGGAGATGAAGCAGACAGGATGTGTTGTGGGAGGGGCCCTCGGGCATACTCCCCATCATACCAGTCCTGCTGCCATGGGCGCATCAGAACAGATCCTGGACATATCTGGGGGTAAGATAACAATCAGCTGCAAATTTAAGAACAACGCTTTCACATTCTCTCTGAACATCATTAAGGACAAAAATGTTTAATTAGTGACTCAGTCTCGTATGAGTAATCTGCATACAAGCACTACTTTAAATCAGAGCTAAATTCTAATATGTTCTGTTCACTGTATAAACCCCACAGCTGCTGCAGAGGTAAGTTCTACCACAAGAATGAACATGACTGTTCAGGACCCCATCAGCGGCTGGTTTCATATGTTGGGGAGACTCCCACACGTCCTCCACCTAACATCCAGACATCTCCAGCAAGAGAAATGATCACCTGTGCAGGTAGGCAGTACAGCAGGTGGAGTGAGGATGGCCGAGAGAAAAGGTGCTGCAAAGTGTGGACGTACTTCCCACACAACCAGACCTGCTGTGGATCCAGAGTCTATGACCTGCCAGAAGAGACAGCCGGGTAACTACATTCACTCCATTCTTATAACCtttttctgttcaaaacaaGGTTCGACTGCaaagtcacacaccaggggg is a genomic window containing:
- the LOC118425596 gene encoding uncharacterized protein LOC118425596, with the translated sequence MSEAGPDLKFCGAKKYNWTSGELDCCGGEAHGEVYNTKQSTCCSDGISSVIHEVKEGFHCCGTDYINGATYKCCTTKYDHKQPKPYNFLHYMCCATQHDTKISRYMPTVDITDNLATCCGLDTMYKGDPDIMCCNDKIVKQTVGQGCCADHGLFDNSTHMCCQGEKTVKRNECCQGQVHSPEEGRTACCAGTAYNPDTHSCCQDTVVNGTGQCCGKAVMDPNTDSCCQGNITLSGTYDLESELCCGPNHDVVQTKATNNTRCCGSTTYEFGEEKCCGAVLKIPAGRECCRYRGYDPRNATCCGGQVHNGIPKDKKMCCGDTMRTDQQLCCKDNNWKYRLLTKRGQEDMCCLDHDTNDILLYDSEDKVCLHGKLSFKVQGQQLCGSTYFDPREKICCSGVLHSKGDEADRMCCGRGPRAYSPSYQSCCHGRIRTDPGHIWGCCRGKFYHKNEHDCSGPHQRLVSYVGETPTRPPPNIQTSPAREMITCAGRQYSRWSEDGREKRCCKVWTYFPHNQTCCGSRVYDLPEETAGCCQGVAYENTTQCCIQRKIQNCTDQPIPSNPTHTKVQFSCSGYKHDRYDEQGNERKCCGGLLLNIQLKFLLLNIQLKFLLLNIQRTKDKYDVCNGNLFITTKEKCCDGRIRKLKKRKTECCGKWLVNPRRMDCTDNKPVKRTVTCEEKCDTKFKRRLDWKFPECSKTHIFSAKVQEELEVPLMNTNITTFILTDIDDGTATSRRQTNKNNKPLQNYLFMQVHRCQCPTFRVGRRYLFLTDANIASGAFVYDPLNDVVIRYKLDRMFLIKKLHKRGKCYGEVYYPTI